The Lacticaseibacillus rhamnosus DNA window GTAAGGCGTAAATTAGCCCAACATTTGTATCGCGCTGATAAATACCATCACAAGGCATAATACCGAGATAAGTGCTGTACTCGGCATTTAGCCACTGTTGCAATTGACGAACATTTGCATCGCCGCCAGAAACTAAAACAAAGGCACTCATATCGAAAAGTGCAGCCATTAAGTTCACAGTCACAGTGCCATCAGCGGTCAGTCCGGCATCTTGTTGAAGTGATTTAAAAGCTTGTTCGGTTTCTGCAGAGAAATTCTGATTCAATTCGGTTCCAGGATTGATACCTTTGCACCAAAATGCTCCTTGAATCAGTTGAGCAATGTTACCTTTATAGCCCGGTTTTAGCTGGTCAACAACACCAGAAAGAGCGGTTCGAGTTGCGGTGCCAAATCCTTCACCGATGCTGCTAATACCTAATTCGTGTTGCAATGCTTCTCGCAAGGCATAGATTGTTGCCCAACCAGTATGCCCATCTGTTGGCGCCGGTTCAAATCCCGGAATACCTGTATAAGTCTTGTTGAGCCAGTTTTGAACTGCTAATACTGCTTCATCTGCCATAATGCAGACCTCCTTAAAGTTTGTCGTTGAACCAAACACATGTTCGTTTCAACAATCTGAGTATGTTCTGACTGGCTTTATAAATCAACTATTATTTTTTAAAATAACCATAATTGTTAACAGACATCGACTTGTTTATATACCGTGTAGTGTTTTTTTAAAAAATTAAAAAACGAACACACGTTCCGTATAGAGCCGCGGTATTTTTGACTGTCTAATTTTTTGGCTGACTAAAATTGAAATAATTGAAAGATCCGCCACAACTTTTTAGATTAGATTCCGGTTGCAACCCGCTTAGTAAATAGTACACTAACATTAATATACTAAAAGCGGAGGGAACAGGATGAATGATGAGCTGACGATTCGAAGCGGGATTCGCGATGTGATGCCGACAGTGTTTGGGTACATTACTGTCGGGATGGCTTATGGCATTGTGGCGAAAACCGGGCATTTGTCGCTGCTGATGATCGGGCTGATGTCGCTGATCGTGTATGCCGGATCAGCTCAATTTGTGTTGGTGAGTATGTTGGCCACTGGCAGTCCGATTGGAGCGATGGTGATTTCAACGGCTTTGATTAATGCGCGGATGAGTCTGATGTCGATGACGGTCGCCCCTTATTTAAAAGATGAATCGATGACGCAAAATGTGCTGATCGGTACCTTGCTGACGGATGAGAGCTTTGCGTTGTCGATGAACAAGCTTAATTACACCGGCCATCATTTAAATGCTCCCTGGTTTCATACCGTCAATGTTGGCGCCTATTTAGTCTGGTTTATTGCCAGTCTTTTAGGAGCGGTGATTGGTGGCTTGATTCCTAATCCCGATAATTTCGGGTTGGATTTCGCAGTTGTTGCGATGTTCATCGGTTTGCTGTACTTACAGATGATTACGGATCGATCGAAGCCTTTTTTGCGGCATTTAAGTGTGGCTGGTGTGGTTGCGGTCGCGATGGTGGTGCTGGTGCGTTACTTGCCGGGGACAACGGCGATTATTGTCGCAACCGTGATTGGCTGTCTGTTTGGAATGGGGGTGGAACGGCATGCAGAATCCTGAAACATTTGTGGCGATTTTGAGTTGCGGGCTGGCGACATGGTTATTGCGGGTGGTGCCGATTGTCTTGGTAAAACGCATGACGATTCCTAAGTGGCTGCTGCATTTTCTTAGCTTTGTACCGGTGGCGATTTTATCCGCGATTTTTGTTGAAAGTCTCCTGGTGATTCACCCCGGACAATGGCCAGGCGTCAACTGGTCGAATTTACTAGCATCGCTGCCTGCGATAGTCGTGGCGATTATAACCAAAAGTCTCTTTGCCGTCGTGGTCGCGGGCGTTGCTGCAATGGCGATTTTACGGCTGCTAGGGTGGGCTTAGCCAGCACGGTCATCTTTTAAAAAGATGGCTTTTTTAATTTTATTGATAGCAGCAAAACTCTGATTTAACGGCCTCAGGAAAGCTTTCTTTTAGTAAAAATAAGAGCTTCATATTGGGTTAACTCATATATCAGAATTTCTAGTGCCAAACAAAATAGCCATTGACAAGTTTTACTAAAATAAGTACACTACAAGGTGTAAGCGATTTCAGAAAACGTACTCTTTAAAACTTGAAATGGAGGCTTTTTGCATGGAGACATCGTTGTTATACCCAGTGACCAATGATCAGCGCACGGATCAGAAACTGGATGGACTTTGGCAATTTAAGTTTGATGAAGCTGGAGAAGGTGAAAAGTCCGGCTGGGAGACCGGTTTTCACGATGGCGTTTCGATGCCGGTTCCGGCTAGTTTCAATGACTTCTTTACGGATAAAGCAAGTCGTGAATATACCGGTGATTTCTGGTACAGTCGTAACTTTTTTGTCCCTTCTGCGGCTAAGGGAAAGGCATTGTTTCTGCGGTTTGATGCGGTAACTCACCGGGCCACGATTTTTGTTAATGGCAAAGAAATTCGAACGCATGAAGGCGGCTTTTTACCATTTGCTG harbors:
- a CDS encoding AzlC family ABC transporter permease; the encoded protein is MNDELTIRSGIRDVMPTVFGYITVGMAYGIVAKTGHLSLLMIGLMSLIVYAGSAQFVLVSMLATGSPIGAMVISTALINARMSLMSMTVAPYLKDESMTQNVLIGTLLTDESFALSMNKLNYTGHHLNAPWFHTVNVGAYLVWFIASLLGAVIGGLIPNPDNFGLDFAVVAMFIGLLYLQMITDRSKPFLRHLSVAGVVAVAMVVLVRYLPGTTAIIVATVIGCLFGMGVERHAES
- a CDS encoding AzlD domain-containing protein, which codes for MQNPETFVAILSCGLATWLLRVVPIVLVKRMTIPKWLLHFLSFVPVAILSAIFVESLLVIHPGQWPGVNWSNLLASLPAIVVAIITKSLFAVVVAGVAAMAILRLLGWA